From a single Bacillus sp. (in: firmicutes) genomic region:
- the lspA gene encoding signal peptidase II, protein MIHYIIALFVILLDQFTKWLIVKKMELGESIEIIENVLYITSHRNRGAAWGILQGQMWFFYIITIVVIIGIIYYMHTHAKGKPLLRLSLAFMLGGAIGNFIDRVFRKEVVDFINTYIFTYDFPIFNIADSSLTIGVVLLFIDMIREERLAKKEKAYGNNGTHH, encoded by the coding sequence GTGATTCACTACATAATTGCGTTATTTGTTATTTTATTGGATCAATTTACAAAATGGCTCATTGTAAAAAAGATGGAGCTTGGCGAAAGCATTGAAATTATTGAAAATGTGTTATACATTACATCGCACAGAAACCGTGGAGCTGCCTGGGGTATTTTACAAGGGCAAATGTGGTTTTTTTACATCATCACAATCGTTGTCATTATCGGAATTATTTATTACATGCACACGCATGCCAAAGGAAAACCGCTCCTCCGCCTAAGTTTAGCGTTTATGCTTGGCGGAGCGATTGGAAATTTTATTGATCGAGTTTTTCGAAAAGAAGTGGTCGATTTTATCAACACGTATATTTTTACGTATGATTTTCCGATTTTTAATATCGCCGATTCGTCTTTAACGATCGGTGTCGTGTTACTCTTTATCGACATGATTCGTGAAGAACGACTAGCAAAGAAGGAGAAGGCTTATGGAAATAATGGAACACATCATTGA
- the ileS gene encoding isoleucine--tRNA ligase yields MDYKETLLMPKTDFPMRGNLPKREPEIQKKWDEMDIYKKVQERTKGRPLFILHDGPPYANGDIHMGHALNKILKDFIVRYKSMTGYCAPYVPGWDTHGLPIEQALTNKGVNRKEMSVAEFRKLCEEYAYEQINNQREQFKRLGVRGDWQNPYITLKPEYEAQQIKVFGEMAKKGYIYKGLKPVYWSPSSESALAEAEIEYKDKRSPSIYVAFSVKDGKGVLDEGTKIVIWTTTPWTIPANLGIAVHPELDYVVVKVDNEHFVVAEALLEEVAKTVEWESYEVVKTVKGAELEYVVAKHPLYDRDSLVILGDHVTTDSGTGCVHTAPGHGEDDFRVGQQYGLDVLCPVDEKGYMTNEAPGFEGLFYDDANKPITQKLEEVGALLKLQFITHSYPHDWRTKKPVIFRATAQWFASIDKFRDELLEAVKETKWVPAWGETRLYNMIRDRGDWCISRQRAWGVPIPVFYAENGEAIITDETIEHVANLFREHGSNVWFEREAKDLLPEGFTHPGSPNGKFTKETDIMDVWFDSGSSHQAVLVERDDLDRPADLYLEGSDQYRGWFNSSLTTAVAVTGKAPYKGVLSHGFALDGEGRKMSKSLGNVVVPAKVMNQLGADILRLWVASVDYQADVRVSDAILKQVAEVYRKIRNTFRFLLGNLADFDPTKDKVAYEQLREVDQFMLVKLNKLIKHVREAYETYEYASIYHAVNNFCTLDLSAFYLDYAKDILYCEAPNNHERRSMQTVLYECLVALAKLMSPIISHTADEVWSYIPGVEEESVQLTDMPEYVDLPNADQLEEKWNAFMKIRDDVLKALEEARNEKVIGKSLQAKLTLYVNDKTKQLLNSIEENLEQLFIVSAFEVAGTVEEAPENALKLEHATIVVEKAEGETCERCWNVTKDVGADNEHPTLCQRCATVVKEHYTNV; encoded by the coding sequence ATGGACTATAAAGAAACGTTATTAATGCCGAAAACGGATTTTCCAATGCGCGGAAATTTACCGAAGCGCGAACCGGAAATTCAGAAAAAATGGGATGAAATGGACATTTATAAAAAAGTGCAAGAGCGCACGAAAGGTCGTCCGCTATTCATTCTACATGATGGACCTCCGTACGCGAACGGAGATATTCACATGGGGCATGCGCTAAATAAAATTTTAAAAGACTTTATCGTCCGTTATAAATCAATGACAGGTTATTGTGCACCATATGTACCAGGTTGGGATACGCACGGTCTTCCGATTGAGCAAGCGTTAACGAACAAAGGCGTCAACCGTAAAGAAATGTCGGTTGCTGAATTCCGTAAACTATGTGAGGAATATGCATATGAGCAAATTAATAACCAACGCGAACAATTTAAACGTCTCGGTGTTCGTGGTGATTGGCAAAACCCTTATATTACGCTAAAACCTGAGTACGAAGCACAGCAAATTAAAGTATTCGGGGAAATGGCGAAAAAAGGTTATATTTATAAAGGGTTAAAGCCAGTTTACTGGTCTCCATCCAGTGAATCGGCTTTAGCTGAAGCAGAAATCGAATACAAAGATAAACGCTCTCCATCCATTTACGTTGCTTTCTCTGTGAAAGATGGAAAAGGCGTATTAGACGAAGGGACAAAAATCGTCATTTGGACGACAACTCCATGGACGATTCCAGCCAACCTTGGAATTGCTGTTCATCCTGAACTTGACTACGTTGTCGTAAAAGTAGACAACGAACATTTCGTGGTAGCGGAAGCGTTATTAGAAGAAGTTGCGAAAACAGTGGAATGGGAGTCTTATGAAGTTGTTAAAACGGTCAAAGGTGCCGAATTAGAATATGTTGTGGCGAAACATCCACTTTATGACCGTGATTCGTTAGTTATCCTTGGCGATCACGTTACAACAGACTCCGGTACGGGCTGCGTTCATACAGCTCCTGGTCACGGGGAAGACGACTTCCGTGTTGGACAGCAATACGGATTAGATGTATTATGTCCAGTTGACGAAAAAGGATATATGACGAACGAAGCGCCTGGATTTGAAGGGTTGTTCTACGATGATGCCAACAAACCAATTACGCAAAAATTAGAAGAAGTGGGTGCATTATTAAAACTACAATTTATTACTCACTCTTATCCGCACGACTGGCGTACGAAAAAACCGGTTATTTTCCGGGCGACAGCACAATGGTTCGCATCCATTGACAAATTCCGAGATGAATTATTAGAAGCTGTAAAAGAAACGAAATGGGTGCCTGCTTGGGGAGAAACTCGTCTTTACAACATGATTCGTGATCGTGGCGATTGGTGTATTTCTCGTCAACGGGCATGGGGCGTACCAATTCCGGTATTCTACGCAGAAAACGGGGAAGCAATCATTACCGATGAAACGATCGAACATGTAGCGAACTTGTTCCGTGAGCACGGCTCAAACGTATGGTTCGAACGGGAAGCAAAAGACTTATTACCAGAAGGATTTACGCACCCAGGTAGCCCGAACGGCAAGTTCACTAAAGAAACCGATATTATGGACGTTTGGTTTGACTCTGGTTCTTCCCATCAAGCGGTACTTGTCGAACGAGATGATTTAGATCGTCCAGCTGACCTTTATTTAGAAGGATCTGACCAATATCGCGGTTGGTTTAACTCTTCCTTAACAACAGCGGTCGCTGTAACAGGAAAAGCTCCATACAAAGGTGTCTTAAGCCACGGATTTGCGCTTGACGGTGAAGGGCGTAAAATGAGTAAATCGCTCGGTAACGTCGTCGTTCCAGCGAAAGTAATGAATCAATTAGGTGCGGATATTTTACGCCTTTGGGTTGCATCTGTCGATTATCAAGCGGACGTCCGCGTATCTGATGCGATTTTAAAACAAGTCGCCGAAGTGTATCGCAAAATCCGCAACACGTTCCGTTTCTTACTTGGTAACTTAGCGGACTTCGACCCAACAAAAGATAAAGTGGCTTATGAACAGTTACGTGAAGTAGACCAATTCATGCTTGTCAAACTAAACAAATTAATCAAGCATGTACGCGAAGCTTATGAGACGTATGAATATGCCAGCATCTATCATGCGGTCAACAACTTCTGTACGCTTGATTTAAGTGCCTTCTATCTTGATTATGCAAAAGACATTTTATACTGCGAGGCACCAAATAACCATGAACGCCGCTCCATGCAAACAGTGCTTTACGAGTGCTTAGTTGCTTTAGCCAAACTAATGTCACCAATTATTTCACACACAGCGGATGAAGTGTGGTCCTACATTCCTGGCGTAGAGGAAGAAAGCGTTCAATTAACAGATATGCCAGAATACGTTGACCTACCAAATGCTGATCAATTAGAAGAAAAATGGAACGCGTTTATGAAGATTCGTGACGATGTATTAAAAGCATTAGAAGAAGCGCGTAACGAAAAAGTCATTGGTAAATCATTACAAGCGAAATTAACACTTTACGTCAACGACAAAACCAAACAATTGCTTAACTCTATTGAAGAAAACTTAGAGCAATTGTTTATCGTATCCGCCTTTGAAGTGGCTGGTACAGTCGAAGAGGCACCAGAAAACGCTCTTAAACTGGAACATGCCACGATCGTTGTTGAAAAAGCGGAAGGAGAAACGTGTGAGCGTTGCTGGAACGTAACTAAAGATGTTGGAGCAGACAACGAACATCCAACATTATGCCAACGCTGTGCAACTGTGGTGAAAGAGCATTATACAAATGTATAA
- a CDS encoding DivIVA domain-containing protein: protein MPLTPLDIHNKEFSRGFRGYDEDEVNEFLDQVIKDYELLIREKRELEEKLASLNERLSHFTNIEETLNKSIVVAQEAAEEVKRNAQKEAKLIIREAEKNADRIVNEALAKARKIALEIEELKKQSKVFRTRFRMLIEAQLDLVNSEDWDQLMEFEIDATELKALEEEDSLA from the coding sequence ATGCCTTTAACACCGTTAGACATACATAACAAAGAATTCAGCCGAGGTTTTCGAGGGTATGATGAAGATGAAGTTAATGAGTTTTTAGACCAAGTCATTAAAGATTACGAATTATTGATTCGTGAAAAGCGCGAATTAGAAGAAAAATTAGCTTCGTTAAACGAGCGTTTAAGTCATTTTACAAATATAGAAGAAACGCTCAATAAATCGATTGTCGTTGCTCAAGAAGCGGCGGAAGAAGTAAAGCGAAATGCCCAAAAAGAGGCGAAGTTAATCATTCGTGAAGCGGAGAAAAACGCTGACCGTATTGTAAACGAAGCGTTAGCAAAAGCGAGAAAAATTGCTCTTGAAATTGAAGAGTTGAAAAAACAGTCGAAAGTATTCCGTACGCGCTTCCGCATGCTTATTGAAGCCCAGTTAGATTTAGTAAACAGCGAAGACTGGGATCAATTAATGGAATTTGAAATTGACGCTACTGAATTAAAAGCATTAGAAGAGGAAGATAGCCTAGCGTAA
- a CDS encoding RluA family pseudouridine synthase: MEIMEHIIDEEQENVRIDKVISSLNEEWSRTQVQQWIKDGNVMVNGKPVKPNYKCALNDRITIEIPEPEPLEVEPEEMDLDIYYEDKDVLVVNKPKGMVVHPAPGHTTGTLVNGLMAHCKDLSGINGVMRPGIVHRIDKDTSGLLMVAKNDLAHERLVEQLVEKTVTRKYYAIVHGVIPHEVGTIDAPIGRDPKDRQSMAVVDNGKPAVTHFRVLERLKDFTFIECELETGRTHQIRVHMKYIGYPLAGDPKYGPKKTIDANGQLLHAAVLGFNHPRTGEYMEFEAPLPKDFQDILELLRKRS; this comes from the coding sequence ATGGAAATAATGGAACACATCATTGATGAGGAACAAGAAAACGTCCGTATTGATAAAGTGATTAGTTCCTTAAATGAGGAATGGTCACGGACGCAAGTGCAGCAATGGATTAAAGACGGAAATGTGATGGTAAACGGTAAACCAGTCAAACCGAATTACAAATGTGCCTTGAACGATCGAATTACGATTGAAATTCCTGAACCTGAACCATTGGAAGTTGAACCAGAAGAAATGGATTTAGACATATATTATGAAGACAAAGACGTGCTTGTAGTCAATAAACCAAAAGGGATGGTTGTTCATCCGGCACCAGGACATACGACTGGAACGTTAGTGAACGGATTAATGGCGCATTGTAAAGATTTATCCGGTATTAATGGCGTGATGCGCCCAGGAATTGTTCACCGAATCGATAAAGATACGTCCGGTTTACTCATGGTGGCCAAAAATGATCTCGCTCATGAACGATTGGTCGAACAATTAGTAGAGAAGACGGTTACTCGAAAATATTATGCCATTGTGCATGGGGTCATTCCGCATGAGGTAGGAACAATCGATGCCCCAATTGGCAGGGACCCAAAAGACCGACAAAGCATGGCTGTTGTCGATAATGGGAAGCCAGCCGTTACGCATTTTCGCGTCCTTGAACGGTTAAAAGATTTCACTTTCATTGAATGCGAGCTCGAAACAGGTCGTACGCATCAAATACGCGTGCATATGAAGTATATCGGGTATCCGTTAGCCGGGGACCCGAAATACGGACCGAAAAAAACGATTGATGCGAACGGACAATTGTTGCATGCAGCCGTCTTAGGATTTAACCATCCACGAACAGGCGAATACATGGAATTCGAGGCCCCATTACCAAAAGACTTTCAAGATATTTTAGAACTTTTACGAAAAAGAAGTTGA
- a CDS encoding RNA-binding protein, which yields MEGIYQHFRPEEKDFIDKVIAWKSEVEMMYAPKLTDFLDPRQQFLTKSIVGSGDINVQFFGGNPTAERKRALLYPSYYSPEEQDFDIVLFELKYPTKFVQLDHRQVLGTLLSLGIKREKFGDIIVNNGRIQFLVVAELASFIEMHLQKVGKASVKVERLPLSDIMNHAEEWQEKQTTVSSLRLDVVLSGITNLSRQKVQSMIKNGLVKVNWQLIDEPSFICQEGDILSVKGFGRSKLFSIDGQTKKEKWRITMGILK from the coding sequence ATGGAAGGAATTTATCAACATTTCCGACCGGAAGAAAAAGATTTTATCGATAAAGTGATAGCGTGGAAATCCGAAGTAGAAATGATGTATGCTCCGAAATTGACGGACTTTTTAGATCCGAGACAACAGTTTTTAACGAAATCAATCGTCGGAAGCGGTGATATAAACGTCCAATTTTTTGGGGGAAATCCCACAGCTGAGCGAAAGCGAGCGCTGTTGTACCCGTCCTATTACTCCCCAGAAGAACAAGATTTTGACATCGTGCTCTTTGAATTAAAATATCCGACCAAATTTGTTCAATTGGACCATCGCCAAGTGCTTGGCACCTTACTTTCTTTAGGTATAAAACGTGAGAAGTTTGGCGACATTATAGTCAACAATGGTCGAATCCAATTTTTGGTTGTAGCGGAATTAGCGTCGTTTATCGAAATGCACCTGCAAAAGGTTGGAAAAGCATCTGTAAAAGTGGAACGACTCCCGCTTTCGGACATCATGAATCATGCTGAAGAATGGCAGGAAAAACAGACGACGGTATCCTCGCTACGGTTAGATGTTGTTCTTTCTGGAATCACCAATTTATCTCGTCAAAAAGTACAAAGTATGATTAAAAATGGTCTCGTCAAAGTGAATTGGCAGCTCATTGATGAACCTTCGTTTATTTGTCAAGAAGGTGATATCCTTTCCGTGAAAGGATTCGGACGAAGTAAGCTATTTTCTATAGACGGCCAAACGAAAAAAGAAAAATGGCGTATCACCATGGGAATCTTAAAATAA